One region of Vidua chalybeata isolate OUT-0048 chromosome 26, bVidCha1 merged haplotype, whole genome shotgun sequence genomic DNA includes:
- the CASC3 gene encoding protein CASC3 isoform X2 has protein sequence MADRRRQRASQDSEDSEGSAASDSAASAPGSPRSARSRSGSGSRSRSRSGSPRPSHRPPRGAAGALGAGPRGRGAESAAGAGGKSAAESECESEDGIEGDAVLSDYESAEDSEAEEEDYSEEESSKVELKQDSNDSCESAARGEKGNEKVDAKGAVTGERQSGDGQESTEPVEKKVGKKAPKHLDDDEDRKNPAYIPRKGLFFEHDLRGQTQEEEVRPKGRQRKLWKDEGRWEHDKFREDEQAPKTRQELIALYGYDIRSAHNPDDIKPRRMRKPRFGSPPQRDPNWSNERPPKPPRHQGAKSPSAPPRSFNSRSSASTGRMPPARNYPRVGGYKETRPGYRASEATVLHRNGEQAKQEGGYRGKHAEQSPSRDTSPELEVGHVHGSPGKEEGALENQATGADAVQPPPDRPVEKKSYSRARRTRVKAGEAGKPAEEVPASEGLAPVIPKPTPAETSPPPAKSNWESPVESSVDGLEQEMTQMNLTEQNWSPGQSQFIPPRELRGLPNHMHVGTGPPPQFNRMEEMAVPGGRVKRYSSQRQRPPVPEPAPPMHISIVEGHYYDPLQFQGPIYAHGENPAPLPPQGMIVQPEMHLPHPGLHPHQTPPAMANPGLYPPPVSMPPGQPPPQQLLTPTYFSAPGVMNFGNPGYPYPPGALPPPPPPHLYSNTQAQSQVYGGVTYYNTVQQQVQPKPSPPRRTSQPVTIKPPPPEDSKGEKSKERSNT, from the exons ATGGCGGaccggcggcggcagcgcgcCTCGCAGGACAGCGAGGACAGCGAGGGCTCGGCGGCCTCGGACAGCGCCGCGTCCGCGCCCGGctcgccccgctccgcccgctCCCGCTCGGGCTCCGgatcccgctcccgctcccgctccggCTCGCCCCGCCCGTCGCACCGCCCGCCGCGCGGCGCCGCGGGGGCCCTCGGCGCtgggccgcggggccgcggggccgagAGCGCCGCTGGGGCCGGGGGGAAGAGCGCGGCCGAGTCGGAGTGT gaaAGTGAGGATGGCATCGAAGGAGATG ctgTGCTCTCTGACTATGAAAGCGCCGAGGACTCGGAG gcagaggaagaggattACAGCGAGGAAGAAAGCTCCAAGGTGGAGCTGAAGCAGGACAGCAACGATTCCTGCGAGTCGGCGGCCAGAGGGGAGAAGGGGAATGAGAAGGTGGATGCCAAGGGAGCGGTGACGGGCGAGCGGCAGAGCGGGGACGGGCAG GAGAGCACGGAGCCTGTGGAGAAGAAAGTTGGGAAGAAGGCTCCCAAGCACCTGGATGACGATGAGGATCGGAAGAACCCGGCGTACATTCCACGCAAGGGGCTCTTCTTTGAGCACGACCTCCGAGGGCAGACGCAGGAGGAGGAGGTCAG GCCAAAGGGTCGTCAGCGGAAGCTGTGGAAGGACGAGGGGCGCTGGGAACACGACAAGTTCCGTGAGGATGAGCAGGCCCCCAAGACCAGGCAGGAGCTGATCGCGCTCTACGGATACGACATCCGCTCAGCCCACAACCCCGACGACATCAAACCCCGCAGGATGCGCAAGCCACG gTTTGGCAGTCCCCCTCAGCGAGACCCCAACTGGTCCAACGAGAGGCCCCCCAAGCCCCCGAGGCACCAGGGCGCCAAGAGCCCCTCGGCTCCCCCACGGTCATTCAACAGccgcagctctgccagcactggcAGGATGCCCCCTGCCAGGAACTACCCCAGGGTGGGGGGCTACAAGGAGACCCGTCCAGGCTACCGGGCTTCGGAGGCAACTGTCCTGCACCGGAATGGGGAACAAGCCAAGCAGGAGGGCGGCTACCGCGGGAAGCACGCAGAGCAGAGTCCATCAAGGGACACGTCCCCTGAGCTGGAGGTGGGACATGTCCACggcagccctgggaaggaggagggggcTCTGGAAAACCAAGCCACAGGTGCTGATGCTGTGCAGCCACCACCAGACAGACCAGTCGAGAAGAAATCTTATTCCCGGGCAAGAAGGACCAGAGTCAAGGCTGGGGAGGCAGGGAAGCCGGCTGAGGAAGTGCCTGCTTCTGAGGGGCTGGCTCCCGTGATTCCAAAACCCACGCCAGCCGAGACCTCCCCCCCACCAGCCAAGAGCAACTGGGAGTCACCCGTGGAATCCAGCGTGGATGGACTTGAGCAGGAGATGACCCAGATGAACCTGACAGAGCAGAACTGGAGCCCGGGGCAGTCCCAGTTCATCCCGCCCCGGGAGCTGAGGG GTCTTCCCAACCATATGCACGTGGGAACTGGGCCACCACCGCAGTTCAACCGGATGGAGGAGATG GCGGTGCCGGGGGGCCGGGTGAAGCGCTACTCATCGCAGCGGCAGAGACCCCCCGTGCCGGAGCCCGCGCCCCCCATGCACATCAGCATCGTGGAAGGGCACTACTACGACCCAC TACAATTCCAGGGACCAATCTACGCCCACGGTGAGAAcccagccccgctgccgccccAAGGGATGATTGTGCAGCCGGAGATGCACCTCCCTCATCCAG GTTTACACCCCCACCAGAcgccccctgccatggcaaaCCCCGGCCTCTACCCCCCACCAGTGTCCATGCCCCCGGGCCAGCCCCCGCCGCAGCAGCTGCTCACTCCGACTTACTTCTCCGCCCCTGGAGTGATGAATTTCGGGAATCCTGGCTACCCCTACCCCCCTGGAGCTCTGCCCCCTCCGCCCCCTCCTCATCTCTATTCCAACACGCAG gcgCAGTCCCAGGTGTATGGGGGGGTCACCTACTACAACACTGTCCAGCAGCAGGTGCAGCCCAagccctccccgccccgccggacGTCCCAGCCTGTGACCATCAAGCCGCCCCCTCCAGAG GACAGCAAAGGTGAAAAATCAAAGGAGAGGAGCAACACGTAG
- the CASC3 gene encoding protein CASC3 isoform X4 — MADRRRQRASQDSEDSEGSAASDSAASAPGSPRSARSRSGSGSRSRSRSGSPRPSHRPPRGAAGALGAGPRGRGAESAAGAGGKSAAESECESEDGIEGDAVLSDYESAEDSEAEEEDYSEEESSKVELKQDSNDSCESAARGEKGNEKVDAKGAVTGERQSGDGQESTEPVEKKVGKKAPKHLDDDEDRKNPAYIPRKGLFFEHDLRGQTQEEEVRPKGRQRKLWKDEGRWEHDKFREDEQAPKTRQELIALYGYDIRSAHNPDDIKPRRMRKPRFGSPPQRDPNWSNERPPKPPRHQGAKSPSAPPRSFNSRSSASTGRMPPARNYPRVGGYKETRPGYRASEATVLHRNGEQAKQEGGYRGKHAEQSPSRDTSPELEVGHVHGSPGKEEGALENQATGADAVQPPPDRPVEKKSYSRARRTRVKAGEAGKPAEEVPASEGLAPVIPKPTPAETSPPPAKSNWESPVESSVDGLEQEMTQMNLTEQNWSPGQSQFIPPRELRGLPNHMHVGTGPPPQFNRMEEMAVPGGRVKRYSSQRQRPPVPEPAPPMHISIVEGHYYDPLQFQGPIYAHGENPAPLPPQGMIVQPEMHLPHPGLHPHQTPPAMANPGLYPPPVSMPPGQPPPQQLLTPTYFSAPGVMNFGNPGYPYPPGALPPPPPPHLYSNTQAQSQVYGGVTYYNTVQQQVQPKPSPPRRTSQPVTIKPPPPELLVAGGQQR; from the exons ATGGCGGaccggcggcggcagcgcgcCTCGCAGGACAGCGAGGACAGCGAGGGCTCGGCGGCCTCGGACAGCGCCGCGTCCGCGCCCGGctcgccccgctccgcccgctCCCGCTCGGGCTCCGgatcccgctcccgctcccgctccggCTCGCCCCGCCCGTCGCACCGCCCGCCGCGCGGCGCCGCGGGGGCCCTCGGCGCtgggccgcggggccgcggggccgagAGCGCCGCTGGGGCCGGGGGGAAGAGCGCGGCCGAGTCGGAGTGT gaaAGTGAGGATGGCATCGAAGGAGATG ctgTGCTCTCTGACTATGAAAGCGCCGAGGACTCGGAG gcagaggaagaggattACAGCGAGGAAGAAAGCTCCAAGGTGGAGCTGAAGCAGGACAGCAACGATTCCTGCGAGTCGGCGGCCAGAGGGGAGAAGGGGAATGAGAAGGTGGATGCCAAGGGAGCGGTGACGGGCGAGCGGCAGAGCGGGGACGGGCAG GAGAGCACGGAGCCTGTGGAGAAGAAAGTTGGGAAGAAGGCTCCCAAGCACCTGGATGACGATGAGGATCGGAAGAACCCGGCGTACATTCCACGCAAGGGGCTCTTCTTTGAGCACGACCTCCGAGGGCAGACGCAGGAGGAGGAGGTCAG GCCAAAGGGTCGTCAGCGGAAGCTGTGGAAGGACGAGGGGCGCTGGGAACACGACAAGTTCCGTGAGGATGAGCAGGCCCCCAAGACCAGGCAGGAGCTGATCGCGCTCTACGGATACGACATCCGCTCAGCCCACAACCCCGACGACATCAAACCCCGCAGGATGCGCAAGCCACG gTTTGGCAGTCCCCCTCAGCGAGACCCCAACTGGTCCAACGAGAGGCCCCCCAAGCCCCCGAGGCACCAGGGCGCCAAGAGCCCCTCGGCTCCCCCACGGTCATTCAACAGccgcagctctgccagcactggcAGGATGCCCCCTGCCAGGAACTACCCCAGGGTGGGGGGCTACAAGGAGACCCGTCCAGGCTACCGGGCTTCGGAGGCAACTGTCCTGCACCGGAATGGGGAACAAGCCAAGCAGGAGGGCGGCTACCGCGGGAAGCACGCAGAGCAGAGTCCATCAAGGGACACGTCCCCTGAGCTGGAGGTGGGACATGTCCACggcagccctgggaaggaggagggggcTCTGGAAAACCAAGCCACAGGTGCTGATGCTGTGCAGCCACCACCAGACAGACCAGTCGAGAAGAAATCTTATTCCCGGGCAAGAAGGACCAGAGTCAAGGCTGGGGAGGCAGGGAAGCCGGCTGAGGAAGTGCCTGCTTCTGAGGGGCTGGCTCCCGTGATTCCAAAACCCACGCCAGCCGAGACCTCCCCCCCACCAGCCAAGAGCAACTGGGAGTCACCCGTGGAATCCAGCGTGGATGGACTTGAGCAGGAGATGACCCAGATGAACCTGACAGAGCAGAACTGGAGCCCGGGGCAGTCCCAGTTCATCCCGCCCCGGGAGCTGAGGG GTCTTCCCAACCATATGCACGTGGGAACTGGGCCACCACCGCAGTTCAACCGGATGGAGGAGATG GCGGTGCCGGGGGGCCGGGTGAAGCGCTACTCATCGCAGCGGCAGAGACCCCCCGTGCCGGAGCCCGCGCCCCCCATGCACATCAGCATCGTGGAAGGGCACTACTACGACCCAC TACAATTCCAGGGACCAATCTACGCCCACGGTGAGAAcccagccccgctgccgccccAAGGGATGATTGTGCAGCCGGAGATGCACCTCCCTCATCCAG GTTTACACCCCCACCAGAcgccccctgccatggcaaaCCCCGGCCTCTACCCCCCACCAGTGTCCATGCCCCCGGGCCAGCCCCCGCCGCAGCAGCTGCTCACTCCGACTTACTTCTCCGCCCCTGGAGTGATGAATTTCGGGAATCCTGGCTACCCCTACCCCCCTGGAGCTCTGCCCCCTCCGCCCCCTCCTCATCTCTATTCCAACACGCAG gcgCAGTCCCAGGTGTATGGGGGGGTCACCTACTACAACACTGTCCAGCAGCAGGTGCAGCCCAagccctccccgccccgccggacGTCCCAGCCTGTGACCATCAAGCCGCCCCCTCCAGAG CTTCTCGTTGCAGGTG GACAGCAAAGGTGA
- the CASC3 gene encoding protein CASC3 isoform X5 translates to MADRRRQRASQDSEDSEGSAASDSAASAPGSPRSARSRSGSGSRSRSRSGSPRPSHRPPRGAAGALGAGPRGRGAESAAGAGGKSAAESECESEDGIEGDAVLSDYESAEDSEAEEEDYSEEESSKVELKQDSNDSCESAARGEKGNEKVDAKGAVTGERQSGDGQESTEPVEKKVGKKAPKHLDDDEDRKNPAYIPRKGLFFEHDLRGQTQEEEVRPKGRQRKLWKDEGRWEHDKFREDEQAPKTRQELIALYGYDIRSAHNPDDIKPRRMRKPRFGSPPQRDPNWSNERPPKPPRHQGAKSPSAPPRSFNSRSSASTGRMPPARNYPRVGGYKETRPGYRASEATVLHRNGEQAKQEGGYRGKHAEQSPSRDTSPELEVGHVHGSPGKEEGALENQATGADAVQPPPDRPVEKKSYSRARRTRVKAGEAGKPAEEVPASEGLAPVIPKPTPAETSPPPAKSNWESPVESSVDGLEQEMTQMNLTEQNWSPGQSQFIPPRELRGLPNHMHVGTGPPPQFNRMEEMAVPGGRVKRYSSQRQRPPVPEPAPPMHISIVEGHYYDPLQFQGPIYAHGENPAPLPPQGMIVQPEMHLPHPVSMPPGQPPPQQLLTPTYFSAPGVMNFGNPGYPYPPGALPPPPPPHLYSNTQAQSQVYGGVTYYNTVQQQVQPKPSPPRRTSQPVTIKPPPPEVVSRAPVNLSYLNL, encoded by the exons ATGGCGGaccggcggcggcagcgcgcCTCGCAGGACAGCGAGGACAGCGAGGGCTCGGCGGCCTCGGACAGCGCCGCGTCCGCGCCCGGctcgccccgctccgcccgctCCCGCTCGGGCTCCGgatcccgctcccgctcccgctccggCTCGCCCCGCCCGTCGCACCGCCCGCCGCGCGGCGCCGCGGGGGCCCTCGGCGCtgggccgcggggccgcggggccgagAGCGCCGCTGGGGCCGGGGGGAAGAGCGCGGCCGAGTCGGAGTGT gaaAGTGAGGATGGCATCGAAGGAGATG ctgTGCTCTCTGACTATGAAAGCGCCGAGGACTCGGAG gcagaggaagaggattACAGCGAGGAAGAAAGCTCCAAGGTGGAGCTGAAGCAGGACAGCAACGATTCCTGCGAGTCGGCGGCCAGAGGGGAGAAGGGGAATGAGAAGGTGGATGCCAAGGGAGCGGTGACGGGCGAGCGGCAGAGCGGGGACGGGCAG GAGAGCACGGAGCCTGTGGAGAAGAAAGTTGGGAAGAAGGCTCCCAAGCACCTGGATGACGATGAGGATCGGAAGAACCCGGCGTACATTCCACGCAAGGGGCTCTTCTTTGAGCACGACCTCCGAGGGCAGACGCAGGAGGAGGAGGTCAG GCCAAAGGGTCGTCAGCGGAAGCTGTGGAAGGACGAGGGGCGCTGGGAACACGACAAGTTCCGTGAGGATGAGCAGGCCCCCAAGACCAGGCAGGAGCTGATCGCGCTCTACGGATACGACATCCGCTCAGCCCACAACCCCGACGACATCAAACCCCGCAGGATGCGCAAGCCACG gTTTGGCAGTCCCCCTCAGCGAGACCCCAACTGGTCCAACGAGAGGCCCCCCAAGCCCCCGAGGCACCAGGGCGCCAAGAGCCCCTCGGCTCCCCCACGGTCATTCAACAGccgcagctctgccagcactggcAGGATGCCCCCTGCCAGGAACTACCCCAGGGTGGGGGGCTACAAGGAGACCCGTCCAGGCTACCGGGCTTCGGAGGCAACTGTCCTGCACCGGAATGGGGAACAAGCCAAGCAGGAGGGCGGCTACCGCGGGAAGCACGCAGAGCAGAGTCCATCAAGGGACACGTCCCCTGAGCTGGAGGTGGGACATGTCCACggcagccctgggaaggaggagggggcTCTGGAAAACCAAGCCACAGGTGCTGATGCTGTGCAGCCACCACCAGACAGACCAGTCGAGAAGAAATCTTATTCCCGGGCAAGAAGGACCAGAGTCAAGGCTGGGGAGGCAGGGAAGCCGGCTGAGGAAGTGCCTGCTTCTGAGGGGCTGGCTCCCGTGATTCCAAAACCCACGCCAGCCGAGACCTCCCCCCCACCAGCCAAGAGCAACTGGGAGTCACCCGTGGAATCCAGCGTGGATGGACTTGAGCAGGAGATGACCCAGATGAACCTGACAGAGCAGAACTGGAGCCCGGGGCAGTCCCAGTTCATCCCGCCCCGGGAGCTGAGGG GTCTTCCCAACCATATGCACGTGGGAACTGGGCCACCACCGCAGTTCAACCGGATGGAGGAGATG GCGGTGCCGGGGGGCCGGGTGAAGCGCTACTCATCGCAGCGGCAGAGACCCCCCGTGCCGGAGCCCGCGCCCCCCATGCACATCAGCATCGTGGAAGGGCACTACTACGACCCAC TACAATTCCAGGGACCAATCTACGCCCACGGTGAGAAcccagccccgctgccgccccAAGGGATGATTGTGCAGCCGGAGATGCACCTCCCTCATCCAG TGTCCATGCCCCCGGGCCAGCCCCCGCCGCAGCAGCTGCTCACTCCGACTTACTTCTCCGCCCCTGGAGTGATGAATTTCGGGAATCCTGGCTACCCCTACCCCCCTGGAGCTCTGCCCCCTCCGCCCCCTCCTCATCTCTATTCCAACACGCAG gcgCAGTCCCAGGTGTATGGGGGGGTCACCTACTACAACACTGTCCAGCAGCAGGTGCAGCCCAagccctccccgccccgccggacGTCCCAGCCTGTGACCATCAAGCCGCCCCCTCCAGAG GTGGTAAGCAGGGCTCCAGTTAATTTGAGTTACTTAAATCTTTAA
- the CASC3 gene encoding protein CASC3 isoform X1, whose protein sequence is MADRRRQRASQDSEDSEGSAASDSAASAPGSPRSARSRSGSGSRSRSRSGSPRPSHRPPRGAAGALGAGPRGRGAESAAGAGGKSAAESECESEDGIEGDAVLSDYESAEDSEAEEEDYSEEESSKVELKQDSNDSCESAARGEKGNEKVDAKGAVTGERQSGDGQESTEPVEKKVGKKAPKHLDDDEDRKNPAYIPRKGLFFEHDLRGQTQEEEVRPKGRQRKLWKDEGRWEHDKFREDEQAPKTRQELIALYGYDIRSAHNPDDIKPRRMRKPRFGSPPQRDPNWSNERPPKPPRHQGAKSPSAPPRSFNSRSSASTGRMPPARNYPRVGGYKETRPGYRASEATVLHRNGEQAKQEGGYRGKHAEQSPSRDTSPELEVGHVHGSPGKEEGALENQATGADAVQPPPDRPVEKKSYSRARRTRVKAGEAGKPAEEVPASEGLAPVIPKPTPAETSPPPAKSNWESPVESSVDGLEQEMTQMNLTEQNWSPGQSQFIPPRELRGLPNHMHVGTGPPPQFNRMEEMAVPGGRVKRYSSQRQRPPVPEPAPPMHISIVEGHYYDPLQFQGPIYAHGENPAPLPPQGMIVQPEMHLPHPGLHPHQTPPAMANPGLYPPPVSMPPGQPPPQQLLTPTYFSAPGVMNFGNPGYPYPPGALPPPPPPHLYSNTQAQSQVYGGVTYYNTVQQQVQPKPSPPRRTSQPVTIKPPPPEVVSRAPVNLSYLNL, encoded by the exons ATGGCGGaccggcggcggcagcgcgcCTCGCAGGACAGCGAGGACAGCGAGGGCTCGGCGGCCTCGGACAGCGCCGCGTCCGCGCCCGGctcgccccgctccgcccgctCCCGCTCGGGCTCCGgatcccgctcccgctcccgctccggCTCGCCCCGCCCGTCGCACCGCCCGCCGCGCGGCGCCGCGGGGGCCCTCGGCGCtgggccgcggggccgcggggccgagAGCGCCGCTGGGGCCGGGGGGAAGAGCGCGGCCGAGTCGGAGTGT gaaAGTGAGGATGGCATCGAAGGAGATG ctgTGCTCTCTGACTATGAAAGCGCCGAGGACTCGGAG gcagaggaagaggattACAGCGAGGAAGAAAGCTCCAAGGTGGAGCTGAAGCAGGACAGCAACGATTCCTGCGAGTCGGCGGCCAGAGGGGAGAAGGGGAATGAGAAGGTGGATGCCAAGGGAGCGGTGACGGGCGAGCGGCAGAGCGGGGACGGGCAG GAGAGCACGGAGCCTGTGGAGAAGAAAGTTGGGAAGAAGGCTCCCAAGCACCTGGATGACGATGAGGATCGGAAGAACCCGGCGTACATTCCACGCAAGGGGCTCTTCTTTGAGCACGACCTCCGAGGGCAGACGCAGGAGGAGGAGGTCAG GCCAAAGGGTCGTCAGCGGAAGCTGTGGAAGGACGAGGGGCGCTGGGAACACGACAAGTTCCGTGAGGATGAGCAGGCCCCCAAGACCAGGCAGGAGCTGATCGCGCTCTACGGATACGACATCCGCTCAGCCCACAACCCCGACGACATCAAACCCCGCAGGATGCGCAAGCCACG gTTTGGCAGTCCCCCTCAGCGAGACCCCAACTGGTCCAACGAGAGGCCCCCCAAGCCCCCGAGGCACCAGGGCGCCAAGAGCCCCTCGGCTCCCCCACGGTCATTCAACAGccgcagctctgccagcactggcAGGATGCCCCCTGCCAGGAACTACCCCAGGGTGGGGGGCTACAAGGAGACCCGTCCAGGCTACCGGGCTTCGGAGGCAACTGTCCTGCACCGGAATGGGGAACAAGCCAAGCAGGAGGGCGGCTACCGCGGGAAGCACGCAGAGCAGAGTCCATCAAGGGACACGTCCCCTGAGCTGGAGGTGGGACATGTCCACggcagccctgggaaggaggagggggcTCTGGAAAACCAAGCCACAGGTGCTGATGCTGTGCAGCCACCACCAGACAGACCAGTCGAGAAGAAATCTTATTCCCGGGCAAGAAGGACCAGAGTCAAGGCTGGGGAGGCAGGGAAGCCGGCTGAGGAAGTGCCTGCTTCTGAGGGGCTGGCTCCCGTGATTCCAAAACCCACGCCAGCCGAGACCTCCCCCCCACCAGCCAAGAGCAACTGGGAGTCACCCGTGGAATCCAGCGTGGATGGACTTGAGCAGGAGATGACCCAGATGAACCTGACAGAGCAGAACTGGAGCCCGGGGCAGTCCCAGTTCATCCCGCCCCGGGAGCTGAGGG GTCTTCCCAACCATATGCACGTGGGAACTGGGCCACCACCGCAGTTCAACCGGATGGAGGAGATG GCGGTGCCGGGGGGCCGGGTGAAGCGCTACTCATCGCAGCGGCAGAGACCCCCCGTGCCGGAGCCCGCGCCCCCCATGCACATCAGCATCGTGGAAGGGCACTACTACGACCCAC TACAATTCCAGGGACCAATCTACGCCCACGGTGAGAAcccagccccgctgccgccccAAGGGATGATTGTGCAGCCGGAGATGCACCTCCCTCATCCAG GTTTACACCCCCACCAGAcgccccctgccatggcaaaCCCCGGCCTCTACCCCCCACCAGTGTCCATGCCCCCGGGCCAGCCCCCGCCGCAGCAGCTGCTCACTCCGACTTACTTCTCCGCCCCTGGAGTGATGAATTTCGGGAATCCTGGCTACCCCTACCCCCCTGGAGCTCTGCCCCCTCCGCCCCCTCCTCATCTCTATTCCAACACGCAG gcgCAGTCCCAGGTGTATGGGGGGGTCACCTACTACAACACTGTCCAGCAGCAGGTGCAGCCCAagccctccccgccccgccggacGTCCCAGCCTGTGACCATCAAGCCGCCCCCTCCAGAG GTGGTAAGCAGGGCTCCAGTTAATTTGAGTTACTTAAATCTTTAA
- the CASC3 gene encoding protein CASC3 isoform X3 yields the protein MADRRRQRASQDSEDSEGSAASDSAASAPGSPRSARSRSGSGSRSRSRSGSPRPSHRPPRGAAGALGAGPRGRGAESAAGAGGKSAAESECESEDGIEGDAVLSDYESAEDSEAEEEDYSEEESSKVELKQDSNDSCESAARGEKGNEKVDAKGAVTGERQSGDGQESTEPVEKKVGKKAPKHLDDDEDRKNPAYIPRKGLFFEHDLRGQTQEEEVRPKGRQRKLWKDEGRWEHDKFREDEQAPKTRQELIALYGYDIRSAHNPDDIKPRRMRKPRFGSPPQRDPNWSNERPPKPPRHQGAKSPSAPPRSFNSRSSASTGRMPPARNYPRVGGYKETRPGYRASEATVLHRNGEQAKQEGGYRGKHAEQSPSRDTSPELEVGHVHGSPGKEEGALENQATGADAVQPPPDRPVEKKSYSRARRTRVKAGEAGKPAEEVPASEGLAPVIPKPTPAETSPPPAKSNWESPVESSVDGLEQEMTQMNLTEQNWSPGQSQFIPPRELRGLPNHMHVGTGPPPQFNRMEEMAVPGGRVKRYSSQRQRPPVPEPAPPMHISIVEGHYYDPLQFQGPIYAHGENPAPLPPQGMIVQPEMHLPHPGLHPHQTPPAMANPGLYPPPVSMPPGQPPPQQLLTPTYFSAPGVMNFGNPGYPYPPGALPPPPPPHLYSNTQAQSQVYGGVTYYNTVQQQVQPKPSPPRRTSQPVTIKPPPPELLVAGGKQGSS from the exons ATGGCGGaccggcggcggcagcgcgcCTCGCAGGACAGCGAGGACAGCGAGGGCTCGGCGGCCTCGGACAGCGCCGCGTCCGCGCCCGGctcgccccgctccgcccgctCCCGCTCGGGCTCCGgatcccgctcccgctcccgctccggCTCGCCCCGCCCGTCGCACCGCCCGCCGCGCGGCGCCGCGGGGGCCCTCGGCGCtgggccgcggggccgcggggccgagAGCGCCGCTGGGGCCGGGGGGAAGAGCGCGGCCGAGTCGGAGTGT gaaAGTGAGGATGGCATCGAAGGAGATG ctgTGCTCTCTGACTATGAAAGCGCCGAGGACTCGGAG gcagaggaagaggattACAGCGAGGAAGAAAGCTCCAAGGTGGAGCTGAAGCAGGACAGCAACGATTCCTGCGAGTCGGCGGCCAGAGGGGAGAAGGGGAATGAGAAGGTGGATGCCAAGGGAGCGGTGACGGGCGAGCGGCAGAGCGGGGACGGGCAG GAGAGCACGGAGCCTGTGGAGAAGAAAGTTGGGAAGAAGGCTCCCAAGCACCTGGATGACGATGAGGATCGGAAGAACCCGGCGTACATTCCACGCAAGGGGCTCTTCTTTGAGCACGACCTCCGAGGGCAGACGCAGGAGGAGGAGGTCAG GCCAAAGGGTCGTCAGCGGAAGCTGTGGAAGGACGAGGGGCGCTGGGAACACGACAAGTTCCGTGAGGATGAGCAGGCCCCCAAGACCAGGCAGGAGCTGATCGCGCTCTACGGATACGACATCCGCTCAGCCCACAACCCCGACGACATCAAACCCCGCAGGATGCGCAAGCCACG gTTTGGCAGTCCCCCTCAGCGAGACCCCAACTGGTCCAACGAGAGGCCCCCCAAGCCCCCGAGGCACCAGGGCGCCAAGAGCCCCTCGGCTCCCCCACGGTCATTCAACAGccgcagctctgccagcactggcAGGATGCCCCCTGCCAGGAACTACCCCAGGGTGGGGGGCTACAAGGAGACCCGTCCAGGCTACCGGGCTTCGGAGGCAACTGTCCTGCACCGGAATGGGGAACAAGCCAAGCAGGAGGGCGGCTACCGCGGGAAGCACGCAGAGCAGAGTCCATCAAGGGACACGTCCCCTGAGCTGGAGGTGGGACATGTCCACggcagccctgggaaggaggagggggcTCTGGAAAACCAAGCCACAGGTGCTGATGCTGTGCAGCCACCACCAGACAGACCAGTCGAGAAGAAATCTTATTCCCGGGCAAGAAGGACCAGAGTCAAGGCTGGGGAGGCAGGGAAGCCGGCTGAGGAAGTGCCTGCTTCTGAGGGGCTGGCTCCCGTGATTCCAAAACCCACGCCAGCCGAGACCTCCCCCCCACCAGCCAAGAGCAACTGGGAGTCACCCGTGGAATCCAGCGTGGATGGACTTGAGCAGGAGATGACCCAGATGAACCTGACAGAGCAGAACTGGAGCCCGGGGCAGTCCCAGTTCATCCCGCCCCGGGAGCTGAGGG GTCTTCCCAACCATATGCACGTGGGAACTGGGCCACCACCGCAGTTCAACCGGATGGAGGAGATG GCGGTGCCGGGGGGCCGGGTGAAGCGCTACTCATCGCAGCGGCAGAGACCCCCCGTGCCGGAGCCCGCGCCCCCCATGCACATCAGCATCGTGGAAGGGCACTACTACGACCCAC TACAATTCCAGGGACCAATCTACGCCCACGGTGAGAAcccagccccgctgccgccccAAGGGATGATTGTGCAGCCGGAGATGCACCTCCCTCATCCAG GTTTACACCCCCACCAGAcgccccctgccatggcaaaCCCCGGCCTCTACCCCCCACCAGTGTCCATGCCCCCGGGCCAGCCCCCGCCGCAGCAGCTGCTCACTCCGACTTACTTCTCCGCCCCTGGAGTGATGAATTTCGGGAATCCTGGCTACCCCTACCCCCCTGGAGCTCTGCCCCCTCCGCCCCCTCCTCATCTCTATTCCAACACGCAG gcgCAGTCCCAGGTGTATGGGGGGGTCACCTACTACAACACTGTCCAGCAGCAGGTGCAGCCCAagccctccccgccccgccggacGTCCCAGCCTGTGACCATCAAGCCGCCCCCTCCAGAG CTTCTCGTTGCAGGTGGTAAGCAGGGCTCCAGTTAA